One window of the Chanodichthys erythropterus isolate Z2021 chromosome 2, ASM2448905v1, whole genome shotgun sequence genome contains the following:
- the aste1a gene encoding single-strand DNA endonuclease ASTE1: protein MGVQGLKSYIESSDRNYLRSWAFRDNQLIIDGCNLFYSLYFDCNLDQMHGGDYDAFEELIIQFFKNLAACDIRPYVVLDGGTDHTDKKLDTIMKRKQQKINAAYALSIGKRGTVLPMLVNKVFRQLLHKLKVPLVQCLEEADWEIAALAKEWNCPVLSNDSDFYIFNLKAEFLPITHFQWKNVSVDRRTNQKFIQVQYFTVGNFCESIKMNADLLPLFASISGNDYVKLPNIKGLEWEEYSVTGMKNARIDGLLNWLSQFPGPEEAISNLLKYIDNKEKAIVQEALLKGMEEYKLISGSLAQFFNSNAIPQMALTGPLQVLPKWTLKPLLEGRMSATIIDALLHQRVFLMSQVENFELPCSSETSRPIRQVIYGLLLSREKPTADKQALKIFTGTSKRYVEEYGRQELMIRNQKVEAKQTRVMEELQLDTLWKEPHDVRLQVLLDTLGVSSTMLRGIPGALQLQMLATRYWLVNAQPQPCQVHLWGLLLGMVYGKLRSTPKTERDMLFRLKLQTGRRKIYLEEEAAHLYSQWQSCLTWSLNLNCLLYLPLSEPECARLYSGTLVHEVVRELRRGIALESLLMRGSSAEQLFKQLKDATVSLVGEDFIKKMKTGLERRDAGKTQSGYKGQNQSIDDLSSWFEHLMNEDIDDNEDDDLDWNKRNSMAIRTRHKAKARNAYNPSKKYDRRCFDL from the exons ATGGGAGTCCAAGGACTGAAGAGCTACATTGAAAGCAGCGACAGAAATTATTTAAGGAGCTGGGCTTTTAGAGACAATCAACTAATAATTGATGGATGTAACTTATTTTATTCGCTGTACTTTGACTGCAATTTGGATCAGATGCATGGAGGAGACTATGATGCTTTTGAGGAGCTGATCATACAGTTCTTTAAGAACCTCGCGGCATGTGACATTCGCCCATATGTTGTACTTGATGGCGGGACTGACCACACCGACAAAAAATTAGACACTATCATGAAACgaaaacagcagaaaataaaTGCGGCCTATGCCCTGTCTATAGGGAAGAGAGGGACAGTCCTTCCGATGCTCGTTAATAAGGTGTTCAGACAGCTACTTCATAAGCTCAAGGTACCGCTGGTTCAGTGTCTTGAAGAGGCTGATTGGGAAATTGCTGCCTTGGCTAAAGAGTGGAATTGTCCAGTTCTGTCCAACGACAGTGACTTCTATATATTCAACCTCAAAGCGGAATTCCTGCCAATCACACATTTCCAGTGGAAAAACGTGAGTGTGGACAGAAGGACAAACCAAAAATTCATCCAAGTCCAATACTTTACAGTGGGAAATTTCTGTGAATCTATCAAAATGAACGCTGACCTTCTCCCACTCTTCGCTTCCATCTCAGGCAACGATTATGTGAAGTTGCCAAATATCAAGGGCCTGGAATGGGAGGAGTACTCGGTAACTGGCATGAAAAATGCCCGTATTGATGGGTTGCTTAACTGGTTATCCCAGTTTCCAGGGCCAGAAGAAGCTATAAGCAATTTGCTGAAATATATAGACAACAAAGAAAAGGCCATCGTCCAAGAAGCACTTTTGAAGGGAATGGAAGAGTACAAGCTCATCTCTGGTTCTCTTGCCCAGTTCTTTAACTCAAATGCGATCCCACAGATGGCTTTGACAGGTCCTCTGCAAGTTCTGCCTAAATGGACCTTGAAGCCTCTACTTGAGGGGAGGATGAGCGCCACCATCATCGATGCACTGTTACACCAAAGGGTTTTCTTGATGTCCCAGGTTGAGAATTTCGAACTCCCTTGCAGCAGTGAAACCTCTCGTCCCATACGCCAGGTGATTTACGGGTTACTGTTGTCGAGAGAAAAACCGACAGCAGATAAACAAGCCCTTAAAATATTCACTGGCACAAGCAAGCGCTATGTTGAGGAATACGGCAGACAAGAATTAATGATAAGAAATCAGAAGGTTGAAGCCAAACAGACCAGAGTGATGGAAGAACTTCAACTGGACACATTATGGAAG GAACCACATGACGTGCGTCTTCAGGTGCTCCTTGACACTTTGGGTGTGTCGTCCACAATGTTAAGAGGGATCCCAGGTGCTCTACAGCTGCAAATGTTGGCGACACGTTACTGGCTTGTAAACGCACAACCTCAGCCGTGCCAAGTGCATCTCTGGGGGCTGCTACTGGGAATGGTCTATGGAAAGCTCAGAAGTACACCTAAAACAGAAAGAG ACATGCTGTTCAGACTCAAACTACAAACGGGTCGAAGAAAGATCTATTTGGAGGAGGAAGCAGCTCATCTTTACAGCCAATGGCAGTCGTGCCTGACGTGGAGTCTCAATCTCAATTGTTTACTGTATCTTCCACTATCTGAACCAGAGTGTGCACG TTTGTACAGTGGAACACTGGTGCACGAGGTTGTTCGAGAGCTCAGGAGAGGCATCGCTCTGGAGTCTCTGCTGATGAGGGGCTCAAGCGCTGAACAGCTCTTCAAACAGCTGAAGGATGCAACTGTGAGCTTAGTGGGTGAAGACTTCATCAAGAAAATGAAAACTGGGCTTGAGCGCAGAGATGCTGGGAAAACGCAGAGTGGCTACAAAGGCCAGAATCAGTCTATAGATGACCTGAGCAGTTGGTTTGAACATCTGATGAATGAGGATATCGATGACAATGAAGATGATGATCTCGATTGGAACAAAAGGAACAGTATGGCCATCCGTACCAGACACAAGGCCAAAGCTCGCAATGCTTATAATCCCTCCAAGAAATATGACAGGAGATGCTTCGacttgtaa